A single region of the Acidobacteriota bacterium genome encodes:
- a CDS encoding MaoC family dehydratase has translation MAGLYYEQFEVGQLFDHPLRRTVTEADNVFFTAMTHNPAALHLDAEAMKNSEFGERIVNSCFTLSLMVGISVGDTTLGTTIANLGWNDVVFPRPVFHGDTLRIETEVKDKRESRSRPNAGIVTFEHRAYNQRDELVARCTRLGLMLKVPEGEES, from the coding sequence ATGGCGGGCCTCTACTACGAGCAGTTCGAAGTCGGCCAACTCTTCGATCACCCGCTGCGGCGCACGGTGACCGAGGCGGACAACGTCTTCTTCACCGCGATGACCCACAACCCGGCCGCGCTTCACCTTGACGCGGAAGCGATGAAGAACAGTGAGTTCGGCGAGCGGATCGTCAACAGTTGCTTCACCCTGAGTCTCATGGTCGGCATCTCGGTCGGCGACACGACGCTCGGCACGACGATCGCGAACCTCGGCTGGAACGACGTCGTGTTCCCCAGGCCCGTGTTTCACGGCGATACGCTGCGGATCGAGACCGAGGTGAAGGACAAGCGGGAGAGCCGCTCGCGGCCCAACGCCGGCATCGTGACCTTCGAGCACCGTGCGTACAACCAGCGCGATGAACTGGTGGCCCGGTGCACGCGGCTGGGGTTGATGCTGAAGGTGCCGGAGGGGGAGGAGTCGTGA
- a CDS encoding histidinol phosphate phosphatase — MAASYEAELEFAVETAWIAGQLTLEFFRLGVDPELKSDMTPVTEADRGAEELIRSRIVEAFPGDIVVGEEFGAGDDDPAASERRWYVDPIDGTRSFVRGVPLYGILIGLEVNGRVEMGVAHFPGIGETVAAAAGHGCTLNGEPVQVRETSSLTEGYVSFGDPGLFVDPRHRQAWQRMMEGTAYRVGWSDAYGHALVATGRLELMVDPKMSAWDCGPFPVILREAGGYFGDWDGNETIHGDRAFSTTRRLLPEALEVLAD; from the coding sequence TTGGCGGCCAGCTACGAAGCCGAACTCGAGTTCGCGGTCGAGACCGCCTGGATCGCCGGCCAGTTGACGCTCGAGTTCTTCCGGCTAGGCGTCGATCCGGAGCTCAAGAGTGACATGACGCCGGTCACCGAAGCGGACCGCGGCGCGGAGGAGTTGATTCGCTCCCGCATCGTCGAGGCTTTTCCCGGCGACATCGTGGTCGGCGAGGAGTTCGGTGCGGGCGACGATGACCCCGCCGCGTCCGAACGCCGCTGGTACGTCGATCCGATCGACGGCACCCGCTCCTTCGTCCGCGGCGTGCCGCTCTACGGGATCCTGATCGGCCTGGAAGTCAACGGACGGGTCGAGATGGGCGTCGCCCACTTCCCGGGCATCGGCGAGACGGTGGCTGCCGCCGCCGGTCACGGCTGCACGCTGAACGGCGAGCCGGTCCAGGTCCGCGAAACGTCAAGCCTGACCGAGGGCTACGTCTCCTTTGGTGACCCGGGACTCTTCGTCGACCCCCGCCACCGACAGGCCTGGCAGCGGATGATGGAGGGCACCGCCTACCGCGTCGGCTGGTCCGACGCCTACGGCCACGCCCTGGTCGCTACCGGACGGCTGGAACTGATGGTCGACCCGAAGATGAGCGCCTGGGACTGCGGGCCCTTTCCCGTCATCCTGCGCGAAGCCGGCGGCTACTTCGGTGACTGGGACGGCAACGAGACGATCCACGGCGACCGTGCGTTCAGCACGACGCGCCGGCTGCTGCCCGAGGCCCTGGAAGTGCTCGCCGACTGA
- a CDS encoding MBL fold metallo-hydrolase: MRPRTPAIMSTLTAALLLLSSVAAAQFGNLPPNRSSLLDDGALHVVICGSGSPLPSAERAGPCTAVIAGGRMFLIDVGPGSTENLRLWGLPTGRLAGVLLTHFHSDHIGELGEVVFASWTSGRAVPLDVYGPVGVDRVVAGFQAAYELDVSYRVAHHGADLLPPDGGKANAHTIELAEDAPSRVFYDENGLRITAFLVEHEPIAPAVGYRIDYGGRSVVVSGDTIRSANVEAMSQGVDVLVHEVLSGALIGGAAQALESAGNEQTAKLLRDTLDYHTFPADVHALAADAKVGLLVLSHLVPPLPAPQAEGVFMRGRAEDAPNDAVVAADGMHIALPANTDERTIETF; the protein is encoded by the coding sequence ATGAGACCCCGCACCCCGGCCATCATGTCTACCCTGACGGCTGCGCTCTTGCTCCTGAGTTCCGTCGCGGCAGCACAGTTCGGCAACCTGCCTCCCAACCGGTCGTCCCTCCTGGACGACGGCGCCCTCCACGTCGTCATCTGCGGCAGCGGCTCACCGTTGCCCAGCGCCGAGCGTGCCGGACCCTGCACGGCGGTGATCGCCGGGGGCCGGATGTTCCTGATCGACGTCGGCCCCGGGTCGACGGAGAACCTGCGCCTCTGGGGACTGCCGACGGGCCGTCTGGCCGGCGTCCTGCTCACCCACTTCCACTCGGACCACATCGGCGAACTCGGCGAGGTCGTCTTCGCTAGCTGGACCTCCGGCAGGGCAGTGCCGCTCGACGTCTATGGCCCGGTGGGCGTCGACCGGGTCGTCGCCGGCTTCCAGGCCGCCTACGAGCTGGACGTCTCCTACCGCGTCGCCCACCACGGTGCCGACCTGCTTCCGCCGGACGGCGGCAAGGCGAACGCGCACACGATCGAACTCGCCGAGGACGCCCCCTCCCGCGTCTTCTACGACGAGAACGGCCTCAGGATCACGGCGTTCCTGGTCGAGCATGAACCGATCGCGCCCGCGGTCGGCTACCGGATCGACTACGGTGGTCGCTCGGTCGTGGTCAGCGGCGACACGATCCGTTCGGCGAACGTGGAGGCCATGAGCCAGGGCGTCGACGTCCTGGTCCACGAGGTCCTGTCCGGCGCCCTGATCGGCGGGGCGGCGCAGGCACTCGAAAGCGCCGGCAACGAACAGACGGCGAAGTTGCTCCGTGACACGCTCGACTACCACACCTTCCCCGCCGACGTGCACGCCCTCGCCGCTGACGCGAAGGTCGGACTCCTGGTCCTGAGCCACCTCGTGCCGCCCCTGCCGGCGCCACAGGCGGAGGGCGTGTTCATGCGCGGCCGTGCCGAGGACGCCCCGAACGATGCGGTCGTCGCCGCCGACGGGATGCACATCGCGCTGCCGGCGAACACTGACGAGCGGACGATCGAGACCTTCTGA
- a CDS encoding DUF819 family protein, producing the protein MAEQALINDPTALLVFFAGFVALIFVLAQTRPFDRLFRYLPPIVWIYLLPVVLTTAGITPAESPFYDWCTDYLMPCSLFLLVLATDVPAIRRLGPLAAAMLLSGSVGIVIGGPIALAIFQPFLDDPQIWKGLGALSGSWIGGLSNMIAIKEGVGAPDDVFSPMIIVDSVVGYGWMSIIILLSGYQNRIDRWNRARREELDALNQRLQQVQAENARPITLPAFASMLGVGLVASWLCMRGGELLPQVGSVLSHFTWGILLVVAVGLALSFTPVRRLEHRGATPVAYGGLYLMVATMGAGGDLAAIAEAPLVLAVGVVWIGIHVACLFLAMRLLRAPIFLFATGSMGNVGGVISTPVVAGVFQPALAAVGVLMGVLGNLVGTPLGLLCAQLMAWVARAYHGAASL; encoded by the coding sequence ATGGCGGAGCAGGCGCTGATCAACGACCCGACCGCGCTGCTCGTTTTCTTCGCCGGCTTCGTGGCCCTGATCTTCGTGCTGGCGCAGACGCGGCCCTTCGACCGGCTCTTCAGGTATCTGCCGCCGATCGTCTGGATCTACCTGCTGCCGGTGGTGCTCACCACCGCCGGCATCACGCCGGCCGAGTCGCCCTTCTACGACTGGTGCACGGACTACCTGATGCCGTGCTCGCTGTTCCTCCTGGTGCTGGCGACCGACGTGCCGGCGATCAGGCGCCTGGGGCCGCTGGCGGCGGCGATGCTGCTGTCGGGGTCCGTCGGCATCGTGATCGGCGGACCGATCGCGCTGGCCATCTTCCAGCCGTTCCTGGACGACCCGCAGATCTGGAAGGGCCTGGGTGCGCTTTCCGGCTCCTGGATCGGCGGTCTGTCGAACATGATCGCGATCAAGGAGGGCGTCGGCGCTCCCGACGACGTCTTCTCCCCGATGATCATCGTCGACTCGGTCGTCGGCTACGGCTGGATGTCGATCATCATCCTGCTCAGCGGCTACCAGAACCGGATCGACCGCTGGAACCGGGCGCGCCGCGAAGAACTCGACGCGCTGAACCAGCGGTTGCAGCAGGTCCAGGCCGAGAACGCGCGGCCGATCACGTTGCCCGCCTTCGCCTCCATGCTCGGCGTCGGCCTGGTGGCTAGCTGGCTCTGCATGCGCGGCGGAGAGCTGCTGCCCCAGGTCGGCTCGGTGCTGTCCCACTTCACCTGGGGCATCCTGCTGGTCGTCGCGGTCGGCCTCGCGCTGTCCTTCACGCCGGTTCGTCGTCTCGAACATCGGGGAGCGACACCCGTTGCCTACGGCGGCCTCTACCTGATGGTCGCGACGATGGGCGCGGGCGGCGATCTCGCTGCCATTGCCGAGGCGCCTCTGGTGCTGGCCGTCGGCGTCGTCTGGATCGGCATCCACGTCGCCTGCCTGTTCCTCGCGATGCGCCTCCTGCGCGCGCCGATCTTCCTGTTCGCGACCGGCAGCATGGGCAACGTTGGCGGCGTCATCTCGACCCCGGTCGTCGCCGGCGTGTTCCAGCCGGCCCTCGCCGCGGTCGGGGTGCTGATGGGTGTCCTCGGCAACCTGGTCGGCACGCCGCTGGGGCTACTGTGTGCCCAGCTCATGGCCTGGGTCGCGCGGGCGTACCACGGCGCGGCTTCGCTGTAG